The genomic segment CTGGGGTTGAGAGTAAAAGTCCTTGAAGCCGGTTCTGCTGAAGGAGGCACTTGGTTCTGGTATGGCCACTTTGCAGTAACGATATGTGAAAATTGAGCTGACTTAACTGTAGGAACCGATATCCTGGAGCTCGATTTGATTCTGAGAGCTATTCCTACATATTTTCCTTCTCTCAAGAAGTGTTGGACGAGTGGGATTGGACTGAGCATTTCTCGCCTCAGACGGAAACTCTACGCTACATCCAGTACCTCACCAAGAAGTTCGACCTGAAAAAGGACATGCAATTCAACACGCGTATCCGGTCAGCTCGCTTCCAGGAAGACACAAGGTCTTGGCTTTTGACCGATGGAAACGGTGCCACTTACACATGCCGTTACCTGGTGACAGCGATGGGTATTCTCAACGAACCCACTCTGCCAAATATTGCCGGAGTTCACAACTACAAGGGAGAAGCATGGCACACGGCCCGCTGGCCTGGAGACGGCGCCAGTCTTGACGGCAAGCGCGTGGCCATCATCGGCACAGGCGCAACTGCCATCCAGACGATCCAGGAAATTGTCAAGACAGTTGGCTCTTTGACTGTATTCCAGAGGACGCCCAATTGGACTGCACCACTGCGGAATACAAAGATTAGTCCAAAGGAGATGGCCGATATTCGGAGACGGTATCCTGAGATCTTCCGTCAGTGCTTGGACTCTTACTCGTGTTTCATACATGTCGGTGACACAAGAAGTGTCTTTGACAtggaagaaaaagagcgCCTGGACCATTGGGAGGAACTTTATGCACAGCCTGGGTTTGCAAAGGTGCTCGGCATCTCAGGCGACATTTATACCAACCGCGAAGCGAACAAACTGTACAGTGATTTCCACGCAAACAAAATCCGCCAACGCGTCAACGACCCCAAAGTTGCAGAGAAACTTATTCCGAAGAATCACGGTTTCGGCACTCGTCGAGTCCCGCTTGAAAGTGGCTACTATGAGGCATTCAACAGACCGAATGTCCGCTTGGTTGATATCACAGAGACCCCTATCGATCACATCACGGAAAAGGGAATCAAGACGAGCGAGGAAGACTTTGAATTTGATGTCATCATCTACGCAACAGGGTTCGACGCCATCACTGGATCGTTCCGGGCTGTAGACTTCCAAGGTATCGGGGGCAAACAACTCACAGATGTTTGGAGCGAGGGCATCCAAACTTTCCTTGGCTTAACTGTCAAGGGATTCCCTAACATGTTCATGGTTATGGGACCGCACCAGATGTTTGGCAACATCCCCCGCAGCATCAAGTATGCCGTAGAGTGGGTTGCAGACTTCATCCGGTATGCTCGAGACAATAACATCACATCTGTTGAGGCTACAGATGAAGGTGTCCGCATGTGGACGGATCATGTATGGAAATGCGGAGAAGGTCTTCTGGCTAACGAGGTGGACTCTTGGATGACAGGTGTCAACAAGAACCTCGCTCATAAGCAGAAGAGGTCTATGACACGGTATAATGGGCCTGCACCTGGCTATAGAAAGCGGTGCGACGAGGTGAAGGCCAGGAATTATTCTGATTTTGTGCTTGGATGATCTGATTGTAAGAGAATGTTGGCCGAGGTGGCATTTACTTGAGGATTTATCAAACACATGAGATCATTTTACCAGTACCAACGCGTTTGTACAATGAGGCTGTGCTATGTGACCTGAGGCTGGTGTCTTATCCTTGATCAAAATCATCAAGCCCTCTGAGTGAAGACCTCGAGATGTTGAAAGTGGAATCTCTTAGATCGCAACAGAAGACGTACATGCGCTGACAGGTAATACGCTTTCTGTTAACTGTTTCACGTCTAGATGTATTGAAGTTCCCCGCGCCTTGAGCTTAAACAGTGCTAGTCCTTCAGATTATTTCAAGCAACGGTGCCTTTCTAATGTTCATGAATCTTGAACTCTCCCGTGGCCGTTGGGTTAGTCAATGCCCAAGTAATCCCACTGTCCGTAGTCTCGTCCCAGTGTTTCGACGCTGATAACTTGTCTCCAAACCGCCTAAATCCGTGAGGAACGCCCTTGTAGACATGAATATCCGTGGGAACACTGTGCTATATTTCAGCGATCACTTGTCCGGGGTCCCAAGCGTAAGAGCCACTCACCCAGCCTCTGTAAGCATCTTGGCGTATAGCAAACCCTCATCTCTCAATGCATCCAAGCCGCAAATTCCAAATGTCGTCGGGGGTAATCCTTTCACCTGGTCTGGTGTTGCGTTACCAGGGTTA from the Colletotrichum lupini chromosome 3, complete sequence genome contains:
- a CDS encoding phenylacetone monooxygenase, with the protein product MAQGSESKPNGTSPSSFQSANQDLDYDVLIVGGGLSGIFSLYRVRELGLRVKVLEAGSAEGGTWFWNRYPGARFDSESYSYIFSFSQEVLDEWDWTEHFSPQTETLRYIQYLTKKFDLKKDMQFNTRIRSARFQEDTRSWLLTDGNGATYTCRYLVTAMGILNEPTLPNIAGVHNYKGEAWHTARWPGDGASLDGKRVAIIGTGATAIQTIQEIVKTVGSLTVFQRTPNWTAPLRNTKISPKEMADIRRRYPEIFRQCLDSYSCFIHVGDTRSVFDMEEKERLDHWEELYAQPGFAKVLGISGDIYTNREANKLYSDFHANKIRQRVNDPKVAEKLIPKNHGFGTRRVPLESGYYEAFNRPNVRLVDITETPIDHITEKGIKTSEEDFEFDVIIYATGFDAITGSFRAVDFQGIGGKQLTDVWSEGIQTFLGLTVKGFPNMFMVMGPHQMFGNIPRSIKYAVEWVADFIRYARDNNITSVEATDEGVRMWTDHVWKCGEGLLANEVDSWMTGVNKNLAHKQKRSMTRYNGPAPGYRKRCDEVKARNYSDFVLG